The DNA window GCGCAATACCCCGATCCGGTAATGCACCGTCGGCACCGGTGTGGATGTCGCCTTGGCGAGGGCTGGCTCGCTGGCGGTGATGAGCCCGTCGCCGTCCATACGCTCGATCAGGGCGTTCCACAACTGCCGCAGCTGATCCCGCTGCCGCGTGCTGATGTGGCTGGCGTGCTGGTCGAACAGCGCCCGGGCCTCGCCCGGGTCGCGCGCCCACCGGCTGTCCGCAGTGGGTTGGGGTTGGGGTTGGTCGGGGTGCAGTGGGGCGGTGGTGGGTGGCTCGTCGGCCGGGTGATGGGGGGTGTCGCCGGCGTGGACAGTGCCGGCGTCGGTGCGGGTCACCGCCGGGGAGGGCGCGAGGGATGGTTGCCAGTCCATGTCCGGCCCCTGGTAGGTGGCCCAGTCGCCGAGGTTCCCGCCGTCGTCGCCGGCCTGATTGCGCGGCTGGCCGGGGTTGGTGGACATCGCAGCGCCGTAGGCGGTCACATCACTGTCGGGAACCGGCCCCGCCGGTCCCGCCCCCTCCACCGTCCAGGACGACGCGGGCGGCCCCGCCGGCCAGGACGACGCGATGGGGGCGTCCGGGTCGCCCAGCGGCCCGGGCAGCGCTGGCAGGCCCGTGCCCGCCGGCGGGGCAGGCGCAGGCCCGGGCATCGGCGACTGAGGTGCCGGATCCTGCATACCCGGTCCGGGCGGGAACGACTGCGTCCCTGGGAACTGGCTGGGCTGGTCGCCGCTGGGCTGCGACCACGATGTCGGGCCGGGCGGGGCCTGCGCCCAGGGCGGATCCATCGGTTGCGGCCCGGGGTAGAGTCCCGTGCCCACGGCCGTGGGCGGGCCGACCCACGCCGCCGGATGGAGCAGATCAAACAGATCGAGGCCCGCCGGCGGGGCAGGTGCCGGCCCGGGCATCGGCGACGTATCCCCGTGGTTCAGCCAGGACAGATCCTCACTACCCTGCGGGCGGTCCGGTTCGGGGGCAGGGTCCGGCACCGGTGCTTGCCGGGGCTGACCCGGATCGGTCACCCCGTACCGTGCCGCCACGCGACCGTGCCTTTCCCGGACCAGCCGCAGCAGACCACTGTCGCGCAATACCCCGATCCGGTGACGCACCGTCTGCTGCGATGTGGATGTCGCCGCGGCGAGGTCTGGCACGCTGACGGTGATGACCCCGTCGTCGCCCATCCGGTCGATCAGGACGTTCCACAACTGCCGCAGCTGTTCCCGCTGCCATGTTGTGGTGGCGATGTGGCCGACGTGCTGGTCGAACAGCGTCCGGGCATCATTCCGGTTGCGTACCCACTGGCTGCCCTCGGGAAGGGCCGGCAACGGTGCTTGCCGGGGCTGACCCGGATCGGTCACCCCGTACCGCGCCGCCACACCAGGGCGTGCTTCCTGGACCAGCTGCAGCAGACCACGGTCGCGTAATGCCACGATCCGTTTATGCACCGTCGGCGCCGATGTGGATGTCGCCGCGGCGAGGGCTGGCTCGCTGGCGGTGATGGTCCCGTCGTCGTCCATATGGTTGATCAGGGCGTTCCACAACTGCGGCAGCTGTTCCCGCTGCCGTGTTGTGGTGGCGATGTGGCCGACGTGCTGGTCGAACAGCGTCCGGGCATCATTCCGGTCGCGCACCCACCGGCTGCCCGCAGTGGGTTGGGGTTGGTCGGGGTGCAGCGGGGCGGGGGTGGTGGGTGGCTCGTCGGCCGGGTGATGGGGGGTGTCGCCGGCGTGGACAGTGCCGGCGTCGGTGCGGGTCACCGCTGGAGAGGGCGCGAGGGATGGTTGCCAGTCCATGACCGGCCCCTGGTAGGTGGCCCAGTCGCCGAGGTTCCCGCCGTCGCCGGCCTGATCGCGCGGCTGGCCGAAGTCGGTGGACATCCCAGCACCGTGGGCGGTCACACCACTGCCGGAAACCGGCCACCCCGGTTCCGTCCATCCCGCCTGCCAGGACGACGCGGTGGGGGCGTCCGGGGCGTCCAGCGGCCCGGGCAGCCCGGGGGGCAGGCCCGTGCCCGCCGGCGGGGCAGGTGCCGGCCCGGGCATCGGCGACGGATCCCCGTGGTTCAGCCGGGACAGATCCTCACTACCCTGCGGGCGGTCCGGCTCCAGGGCAGGGCCCGGCACCGGTGCTTGCCGGGGCTGACCCGGATCGCTTACCCCGTACCGCGCCGCCACGCCACCGCGACCTTCCCGGACCAGCCGCAGCAGACCACTGTCGCGCAATACCCCGATCCGGTGACGCACCGTCTGCTGCGATGTGGATGTCGCCGCGGCGAGGTCTAGCACGCTGACGGTGATGACCCCGCCGGCGGCCATATGGTTGATCAGGGCGTTCCACAACTGCGGCAGCTGTTCCCGCTGCGGTGTTGTGGTGGCGATGTGGTCGGCGTGCTGGTCGAACAGCGTCCGGGCATCATTCCGGTTGCGTACCCACTGGCTGCCCTCGGGAAGGTCCGGCACCGGTGCTTGCCGGGGCTGACCCGGATCGCTCACCTCGTACCGCGCCGCCCCGCCACCGTGACCTTCCCGGACCAGCCGCAGCAGACCACGGTCGCGCAATACCACGATCCGGCGATGCACCGTCTGCTGCGGTGTGGATGTCTCCGCGGCGAGGGCTCGCTCGGTGACGGTGATGGTCCCGTCGGCGCCCATATGGTCGATCAGGGCGTTCCACAACTGCCGCAGCGGTTCCCGCTGCTGTGTTGTGGTGGCGATGTGGTCGGCGTGCTGGTCGAACAGCGTCCGGGCATCATTCCGGTTGCGCACCCGCCGGCTGCCCGCAGTGGGTTGGGGTTGGTCGGGGTGCGGCGAGGCGGGGGTGGTGGGTGGCTCGTCGGCCGGGTGATGGGGGGTGTCGCCGGCGTGGACAATGCCGGCGTCGGTGCGGGTCACCGCCGGGGAGGGCGCGAGGGATGGTTGCCAGTCCATGTCCGGCCCCTGCCAGGTGGCCCAGTCGCCGAGGTTCCCGCTGCCCTCGCCGGCCTGATTGCGCGGCTGGCCGGGGTCGGTGGACATCCCAGCACCGTGGGCGGTCACATCAATGTCGGAAACCGGCCACCCCGGTTCCGTCCACCCCGCCGCGGCCGGCTCCGCCTGCCAGGCCGACGCGGTGGGGGCGTCCGGGTCGTCCAGCGGCCAGGGCAGCCCGGGCAGCCCGGACAGACCCGTGCCTGCCGGCGGGGCAGGTGCCAGCCCGGACATCGGCAGCGTATCCCAGTCGTCCAGCCAGGACAGGTCCTCACCCTGCGGGCGGTCCGGCTCCAGGGCAGGGCCCGGCACCGGCAATTCCGCCTTTGGATCCCGCGACGGGCCCCCCATCCACTGGGCCGCGGACGCCGGGCCAGGACCGGACGGGTCGCCGTCTTGCGCTGGATCGGGTGACTGCCCGTGTGAGGTGTTGCCGGCCCACCGGTGCCGGCCGCCAGCGGCGGCGAAGTCCTCCTGGTCCGGCCAGCGGACGCCGGGTTCCTGACCGTTGTCGATGATGTCCGCGGTCCGTACCGCCTCCACGAGATCCGGTCCGAACAACTCCACCGAGGCGTCCGAGAACAACACCGACCGTACCGGCTCGTCCACGTGTGGCCGCAGCTCGCCGGGTATCTGGTCGACCTCGTGCGTGGACGACATCAGCCGCCGGGCGCGCAGCCGGGTGCGCAGCCATTCACCGAAGGAGGTGGCCTGTCCCGGTGCCTGCCATGCCGCGTCGCACCAGACCAGCATGATGTCGGGTGTGTCGCCGCCGCGCTGTCGCGCCTGCGCGACGGCGTGTCGCCAGGCGGGCGAGGCGGTGAGCATCCGGAGGAACAAGGCCTGACGCACCGGTTCGTCGGCCAGCCGCTCGGCCAGGTTCCGGTGCCCGGCGATGGTGAACCATCCCCGCACCCGCGGCAGCGCCTGCGCCGCCGTGCGGTCCGCCGCCGCCGCGTCCGGGTCCGCCGCCGCCGGGTCTGCGAAGTACACGCCGCTGAACGTGTCCGCCATGACGATGTCCCTGGACACCTCGAACAGTTGGGGCAGGATCCCGTCCGGGGACGCCGTCTGGATACCGAGGTCCGCGGCGAGGCGGCGCAGCTGAGCGTCGCTGGCACGGCCGTGGCCGCCGCTGGCGAGGTCGTGGATTCGTTGCGCGGCCGGTCCGGTAGCCGCGACGGCCGGCTCGCCGAGACCGGCAGAGTCGACGCTGACCGGTTCGTCCAGCACCGACACGTCACTGATCGAAGCCGTGTCCCTGAAACCGGTCGAATCCGTGTCTCTGGAGCCGAGATCGGGGCTGAACACCGCATCGCTTGCCACGGACACGTCACTGACCGGGGTCGTGTCGCTGGCGTAGATCGGCGTGGCGTCAACGCGGAAGGCAGCGCCGCCCGGCTCCGTACTGCGGGCGCTGGCCGTGTCCGGAGTGCCCGGCATGCCGGGCGTGCTGCCGTCGGCCTGCGTGAGCACCTGGTGGTATCCATCCACCCAGTTCCCTCGGAACAGTTCGGCGAGGGTGTCGTGACCGGCCGGGTCGACACCGTAGCGGTGGGCCAGGGCGGTGAACTGCTTTTCTGCCAGGCTGGCCGCGGCTGCGGTGTGCTGCTCGACAGTCACCGACACTGCCGGCGCGTCGGTACGCCAGCTTGCCGGGGCGTCCGCCGGGAACGGGATGGCGTGCGGTGCGGTGATGTCGGGAATGGTCGCGGCCGAGAAACGGGCGGGCAGGTCGGTGACCGCCTGCCGGACCACGTTCGCCACGGCACTGACCTGCGCGGCGTCGGGACCGGCCACCACAGCGGGCAGCACAGCGGGCAGCACTGCGGGCAGCACTGCGGGCAGCGCGGAGGTGCCGAGGATCGCATCGAGGCTTCGGTCCACCCAGTTCCGCGTTTCCCTCTCGACCACCTCGACCGCGGCGGCGGACGGCACCCCGCCCCGGCGCCTGCCGGCACGCCCGCGCCCGACGACGTGCCAGCGCCTCCCGGTGTGCCAGCGGCCGACGACGTGCCGGGGCCCGACGACGTGCCGGGGCCTGTCGGCGTGCCCGTGCCTGTCGGCGTGCCCGCGCCTGTGGGTAGGCCGGCGGCGAGGTACTGGTCGATGTGGTGTTGGACGGCCAGGTGCGCCAGCGAGCGCAGCGCCTGCCGGTCGAACTCCGCCGGCAGCCCGGCGACCACCTGCTGCGCCCGCACCCCGGCCGGGAACTGCCCACCCGCGGACGCCAACGCCTCGGCCATCCCGGCCACCGCCCGCTGCCGAACACCCGTCAAAAATCCCTCGGTCAGCGCGGCAGCGGGCAGACCGACATCGGACAGGAAACCCGCAACAACCCGATCACCCCGCCGGGCCTCGACCCACCCGGCGAAAACCCCCTCGACCGGCACGGCGAGCGCGGCCATGCTCTCGCCCGCCCGAGCCACCCCGGCCAGCAACCCACCGTAACGATCCACCAGATCCTGCTGGAACCGATGCCACCGCTCGACCACCGGCCCACCCGCTGCCACAACCCACTGCGGCGCCGGCACGGCCGGCATCGACCACGACGGCACCGACCACGACGGCACCGACAGGTCCAGGCGCGGCACGGGCAGGTCCAGACTCGGCGCGGACAGGTTCGAAGCCGGCAGCGGAGGCGGGGCCTGCCCGCCGGTCACCACAGGCTTCGGATCGTCGACCCCAGCCTCGTACCCGGTGGACGTGTCCCCACCAACCGGTGTCGGCCCCACCGGCATGACCGGCTTACCGTCCGCCGTGAACGCGAGGCGAGGCACCTGCACCCGGGGCAGGTGCACGGCGCGACCGGCCGCGGCCCCGGCCAGGGCCGCAGCCGATTCCCCTGCCCCCGAAATCGCCCCGGACAGAAGGTCCGCACCAAGATTCTGCTCGAAGTCGTAATACCCATCGACCATCAAGCCGGCACCGATACCGAAGAGCCCCTCCCCGAGGGGATCCGTCAAGGGCCGCGTCACCACATCGACCAGCAGATTTTTCGTGGCATCCGACACGCCCAGCTTGCTGACCGCGCCCGCGACAACACCGGCGACCTTGCCCAACGCCGGCCCGCCCACCGTGCCGAGGAACGCCGCCGCCCCCGCGAACGCCGCCTGCTTACCGACCGTCGACCAGTTCACCCCCGGCTGCAGACCATCGGTCATCATCGACACCTCGGCCAGCAGCGCAGAACCCGGCATGAACAACATCTGCATCGCCGTGCCGCTCGCCGCCGACCGCACCAACGCCGAACGCAGGATCGCCTGAATGATCGTCCGCGTCTGCGCGATGTGCGCCGCCGCCCCCACCGGGTTCCAGAACCACATCGCCGCGGCGACGGCGAACTCGGCAATCATGAAGTTGAACATGGCCAACGCCGTACGCTTGCCGACCTCCGTCTCCACGAAGAACTTCTTCTCCGCCTCGACCACGGCGAGCATCAGGTCAGCCGTCTCGGCCATCTTCCTCACAAACGGAGCGGTCTGCGCCACGAACCGGTCGAAGGCCTCACCCTCCCCCGCCTGCCGGACCGCCCTGATCGTCTGCTCCAGCAACGGACCCAGCACCGTACGCACCCGAAGCTCCAGCGTTTCCAACGTGCCGATGTCATGCCGCAACAACGGCAGCTCCGCCCGGGACACCCTCATCCCAGTGAACGCTTCCAAAGCCCGCAACCAGCTCTCACTGAGCTCAAGGGTCGCAACGGCAGCGGCCAACGCGCAACACTCCCCTCCCTGCCCCGAAACAGGGGCACCCAGTGCGAATCAGTCAGCCGCGCTGACCGCCCACCCCAGCCCCGACCACCTCGCCGGCGACGACCTCGGCACCGTCGCCCACCCGGTGGCCACGACCCCCACTCCTCGCCCCACGACCCGACCGACGCCCACCACCACCGGCAGTGTTGATCGCCGAGAGCCACGCACCCTCACCGTAAAGTGACGGGAGTCGACACCGGCGACCATCCCCGCCCACACGTGCGCCACCACACACCCAGACCCCGCCCCGGGTCCGAGCGGGGCCTGACCCCCGACCCGAGCCGTCGGGCATTCGCCCCCGGTGAGGTCGACTACGACGACACCGCCCCGGTCGAGCTGCCGCCAGCGGCGCAGACCGAGCGGCACGCCCCCGTGGCCCGCGCCACCGCGGCGGAGCGGGACGCCGCGGACGCGGTCGCCCGCGCCGCCCGCGACGTGGCTGAGGCCCGTAAGGCTCAGGGCCGCGCCGAGGCCGAGGCGGAGGCCCGCGCGGCGACCGCCGCCCGGGAGGTCGAACGCCGCCGCGCCCTGCAGGCCCAGCACGACGACGTCCGCGCCCAGCTGCGCGACGCCCGCGCCGACCCTGTTGCTGAATTCGTGACATGCCGTTGTGGATCCGGTGTGTTGGCTTGTCTGTCCTGAATGATCGTGTTGCTGGTCGGCTTTTCCCCTCTCCCGGCCGCAGGATGGTTTTGCCGATGTCGATGCGGTCGCGCCCGTTGGCGCAAGTTCCGGAGCAGACGATGCTGGTGGCCAGGGCGGCGTTTCCCAAGGGCAGTCTGGCGATGAGTGTGCGTGACCAGTTGGGTGAGGTGTTCGCTGATGAGCGGTTCGCGGCTGCTTTCGGGGTCCGGG is part of the Micromonospora olivasterospora genome and encodes:
- a CDS encoding winged helix-turn-helix domain-containing protein, translated to MDRSLDAILGTSALPAVLPAVLPAVLPAVVAGPDAAQVSAVANVVRQAVTDLPARFSAATIPDITAPHAIPFPADAPASWRTDAPAVSVTVEQHTAAAASLAEKQFTALAHRYGVDPAGHDTLAELFRGNWVDGYHQVLTQADGSTPGMPGTPDTASARSTEPGGAAFRVDATPIYASDTTPVSDVSVASDAVFSPDLGSRDTDSTGFRDTASISDVSVLDEPVSVDSAGLGEPAVAATGPAAQRIHDLASGGHGRASDAQLRRLAADLGIQTASPDGILPQLFEVSRDIVMADTFSGVYFADPAAADPDAAAADRTAAQALPRVRGWFTIAGHRNLAERLADEPVRQALFLRMLTASPAWRHAVAQARQRGGDTPDIMLVWCDAAWQAPGQATSFGEWLRTRLRARRLMSSTHEVDQIPGELRPHVDEPVRSVLFSDASVELFGPDLVEAVRTADIIDNGQEPGVRWPDQEDFAAAGGRHRWAGNTSHGQSPDPAQDGDPSGPGPASAAQWMGGPSRDPKAELPVPGPALEPDRPQGEDLSWLDDWDTLPMSGLAPAPPAGTGLSGLPGLPWPLDDPDAPTASAWQAEPAAAGWTEPGWPVSDIDVTAHGAGMSTDPGQPRNQAGEGSGNLGDWATWQGPDMDWQPSLAPSPAVTRTDAGIVHAGDTPHHPADEPPTTPASPHPDQPQPTAGSRRVRNRNDARTLFDQHADHIATTTQQREPLRQLWNALIDHMGADGTITVTERALAAETSTPQQTVHRRIVVLRDRGLLRLVREGHGGGAARYEVSDPGQPRQAPVPDLPEGSQWVRNRNDARTLFDQHADHIATTTPQREQLPQLWNALINHMAAGGVITVSVLDLAAATSTSQQTVRHRIGVLRDSGLLRLVREGRGGVAARYGVSDPGQPRQAPVPGPALEPDRPQGSEDLSRLNHGDPSPMPGPAPAPPAGTGLPPGLPGPLDAPDAPTASSWQAGWTEPGWPVSGSGVTAHGAGMSTDFGQPRDQAGDGGNLGDWATYQGPVMDWQPSLAPSPAVTRTDAGTVHAGDTPHHPADEPPTTPAPLHPDQPQPTAGSRWVRDRNDARTLFDQHVGHIATTTRQREQLPQLWNALINHMDDDGTITASEPALAAATSTSAPTVHKRIVALRDRGLLQLVQEARPGVAARYGVTDPGQPRQAPLPALPEGSQWVRNRNDARTLFDQHVGHIATTTWQREQLRQLWNVLIDRMGDDGVITVSVPDLAAATSTSQQTVRHRIGVLRDSGLLRLVRERHGRVAARYGVTDPGQPRQAPVPDPAPEPDRPQGSEDLSWLNHGDTSPMPGPAPAPPAGLDLFDLLHPAAWVGPPTAVGTGLYPGPQPMDPPWAQAPPGPTSWSQPSGDQPSQFPGTQSFPPGPGMQDPAPQSPMPGPAPAPPAGTGLPALPGPLGDPDAPIASSWPAGPPASSWTVEGAGPAGPVPDSDVTAYGAAMSTNPGQPRNQAGDDGGNLGDWATYQGPDMDWQPSLAPSPAVTRTDAGTVHAGDTPHHPADEPPTTAPLHPDQPQPQPTADSRWARDPGEARALFDQHASHISTRQRDQLRQLWNALIERMDGDGLITASEPALAKATSTPVPTVHYRIGVLRGRGLLQLVREGHGGVAARYRVSDPGQPRQAPLPDLPEGSQWVRNRNDARTLFDQHADHIATTTQQREQLPQLWNALINHMGADGTITASVPALAKATSTPVPTVHYRIGVLRDSGLLQLVQEAHGGVAARYGVSDPGQPRQAPLPDLPAGSQWVRNRNDAQTLFDQHADHIATTTQQQEQLPKLWNALINHMNDDGIITASESDLAAATSIPRPTVHDRIVALRDSGLLQLVQEARRGVAARYRVTDPGQPRPAPVPGPAPEPDRPQGEDLSWLNHGDTSPMPGPAPAPPAGTEVLDPDLVLDLDGVDGVGRPVLEFPVPADGYCVLSAFVVADPVWVRDVLAQAGVLPADLYEWLSGPERARVSVGRMAGAVPAGSELARVNELLQAHVLSYLDTRFGWLPADVVMQRRHLPQGQPWRQVRELSDGQVLARLIKRLGDQGGVVTEAAFLGARRIRQRYDEARAELIRLGLAPGSVTDVPQEQLDFVNRRGRGFHAALLAPDRARDYLAHMLSTADGPLEADEFAEVVDTVADWDRRWAGPGGEFLLPLLAHATGSRITQRTGRGVSPVAVFGPLDGRRVDLYYVAADPANPTHYNHYNAAVPAPVPSQSVPAELPRSDEWDRLFTRFSSVMGLPGAEDVRRSLQAEFDLIIDRTNFAEEHGLSPEDVHRLRQALDTRGTSVPHLKGALLRLMSEVYEVNITLASAASGFRDN